atggatggatggatgcatatATTATTGTTGAGCTCCCAGTTGATGTATATTCATTTCTATTCAGCCAAATCAATTCAATCACAATCATATGTCAGTAATAATCAATGAGTGACCCACTGCAACTGTAAAGGATACACAGGAGACCTTGGCTGCAGTTGAACATGGACACTCCTGAGAAGAATCCAGCCAGCTCGATGGCAAACAGTCCGAGGGTGACAGCCAGTGCCACCACCAAACTGAAACAAATCCACAGATACTGAAGAGAGTGTTTCTGTTCATTAGCATGTGTTCAAATTGTCAAACGTGTTCTTACTTCCTGTCTTCATTGTCATATTGCTCTTGTGTGAAATCCAAAGGCAAACAGGCCTTTACGTTGTTTTCCTgaaaaacacaccacacacaaagAATCAAGCAAGAAAACGTATtcaatgtattattttaacttGTGACAATCTGTCTGTCTAACTTACCCTTGACCAGAAGATCGTGATAACGATGACAAGATGGGCTATGATGGTGAGAAACCGTGCAGGGACGAGACTGCTAA
This region of Paralichthys olivaceus isolate ysfri-2021 chromosome 13, ASM2471397v2, whole genome shotgun sequence genomic DNA includes:
- the LOC109644821 gene encoding transmembrane protein 107 isoform X1, coding for MSAVSSLVPARFLTIIAHLVIVITIFWSRENNVKACLPLDFTQEQYDNEDRNLVVALAVTLGLFAIELAGFFSGVSMFNCSQGLLSLAVHCSASVSLSFFVFEKWECWTYWVIFAVCSVLPAFVEILLFIAVFGLKKKPL
- the LOC109644821 gene encoding transmembrane protein 107 isoform X2 — encoded protein: MSAVSSLVPARFLTIIAHLVIVITIFWSRENNVKACLPLDFTQEQYDNEDRNLVVALAVTLGLFAIELAGFFSGVSMFNCSQGLLSTGVHASASVALLFFLFEQWECDIYWWILAICSVLPAFVEILLFIAVFGLKKKPL